A part of Phoenix dactylifera cultivar Barhee BC4 chromosome 2, palm_55x_up_171113_PBpolish2nd_filt_p, whole genome shotgun sequence genomic DNA contains:
- the LOC103708730 gene encoding probable alpha-amylase 2 — MVCHMWQLMSGQLRSMAPTLMNPITSSMDGEGHGGRPIDPYISNGFDFFAFAVLNCSAFNWESHKYGWWKNLEKKVAYLARCGLTSAWLPPATHSFSPEGYLPQNLYSLDSYYGSHLELKALLQKLNQHKVRAMADIVTNYRVGTTRGHGGAYNQYDRIPLSWNEHSVTSCCGELSSLLISMYRSTGDNFHGVPNIDHTQAFVWKDIIGWLKWLLKSIGFQDFRFDFAKGYAPKFVKEYVEESKPMFFVGEYWDTCNYSPDYCFDYNQGQTISASMTTVNIGRS, encoded by the exons ATGGTGTGCCACATGTGGCAACTCATGAGTGGCCAGCTTCGGTCAATGGCACCCACTCTGATGAATCCCATCACTTCATCTATGGATGGAG AAGGCCATGGAGGTCGTCCCATCGATCCATACATCAGCAACGGCTTCGATTTCTTTGCCTTCGCGGTTCTAAATTGCTCG GCTTTCAATTGGGAATCTCACAAGTATGGTTGGTGGAAGAATTTGGAGAAGAAGGTTGCATACCTTGCTAGGTGCGGGCTTACATCAGCATGGCTGCCACCAGCTACCCATTCATTCTCTCCAGAAG GATACCTACCGCAGAACCTCTATTCTCTTGACTCTTATTATGGTTCTCACCTTGAATTGAAAGCTTTACTTCAAAAATTGAATCAACACAAAGTCAGAGCAATGGCTGACATAGTTACCAATTATCGAGTTGGGACAACTCGAGGACATGGGGGAGCATACAATCAGTATGATCGAATTCCACTATCATGGAATGAACATTCTGTAACATCATGTTGTGGTGAACTG AGTTCTCTTCTTATATCTATGTACCGAAGCACTGGTGATAACTTTCATGGAGTTCCGAACATAGATCATACCCAAGCATTTGTATGGAAAGACATAATTGGATGGCTAAAATGGCTTCTCAAAAGTATTGGTTTTCAAGATTTCCGTTTTGATTTTGCAAAAGG CTATGCACCAAAGTTTGTAAAAGAATATGTTGAGGAGTCAAAGCCAATGTTCTTTGTAGGGGAATATTGGGATACCTGCAACTACAGTCCTGATTATTGCTTCGACTACAACCAAG GGCAAACAATATCAGCCTCTATGACTACAGTCAATATTGGCAGAAGTTGA